The sequence TCCAGCAGAAAGCCCTGCGGACCCTGTGCGAAGACATGTGCAAGAAGCTGCGGGTGAAAACCCCGTCCCTTGAACAGTGCATCGATACGTTGTCTGGCGGTAATCAGCAAAAGGCCTTGCTGGCCCGCTGGTTGATGACCAACCCGCGTCTGTTGATTCTGGATGAGCCGACCCGTGGCATCGACGTCGGCGCCAAGGCTGAGATCTACCGGTTGATTTCCTACCTGGCCAGCGAAGGCATGGCCGTGATCATGATTTCTTCGGAGCTGCCGGAAGTCCTGGGCATGAGCGACCGGGTAATGGTGATGCACGAAGGCGACCTGATGGGCACCCTGGACCGCGCCGATGCGACCCAGGAAAAAGTCATGCAACTGGCTTCCGGTATGACGGCGGTCCACTAACGAATAGAAAGCACGGGCCTGCGACAGGGCCTGCGCCACGCGATAAAAAAAGGTGAGTGGTTATGAACGCGATACTGGAAAGCAAACCCGAGGAAAAGAAGTCCGAGGAGAAGAAACCCTCCGCGGCACCGGCCAAGAGCCGTCGACGGCTCCCGACTGAGCTGAGCATTTTCCTGGTGCTGATCGGCATCGGCCTGGTGTTTGAAGTGTTCGGCTGGATCGTGCGCGATCAGAGCTTTTTGATGAACTCCCAGCGTCTGGTGCTGATGATCCTGCAAGTGTCGATCATCGGCCTGCTGGCGATCGGCGTGACCCAGGTGATCATTACCACCGGTATTGACCTGTCCTCAGGCTCGGTGTTGGCGCTGTCGGCAATGATCGCCGCCAGCCTGGCGCAGACCTCCGACTTTTCCCGGGCGGTGTTCCCGTCCCTGACCGACTTGCCGGTGTGGATACCGGTGGCGATGGGGTTGGGTGTCGGGTTGCTGGCGGGGGCGATCAACGGCAGCATCATCGCGGTCACCGGCATTCCACCGTTTATTGCCACCTTGGGCATGATGGTCTCGGCCCGTGGCCTGGCCCGTTATTACACCGAAGGCCAGCCGGTGAGCATGCTGTCGGATTCGTATACCGCCATCGGTCACGGTGCGATGCCGGTGATCATCTTCCTGGTGGTGGCGGTGATCTTCCATATCGCCCTGCGCTACACCAAGTACGGCAAGTACACCTACGCCATCGGTGGCAACATGCAGGCGGCGCGGACCTCGGGGATCAACGTCAAGCGCCACCTGATCATCGTCTACAGCATCGCCGGCTTGCTGGCGGGTCTGGCGGGGGTCGTGGCGTCGGCACGGGCGGCCACCGGGCAGGCGGGGATGGGCATGTCTTATGAGCTGGATGCGATTGCCGCGGCGGTGATCGGCGGTACCAGCCTGGCAGGTGGGGTAGGGCGCATTACCGGCACGGTGATCGGCGCGCTGATCCTCGGGGTGATGGCCAGCGGGTTTACCTTTGTGGGCGTGGATGCGTATATCCAGGACATCATCAAGGGCTTGATCATCGTGGTGGCGGTGGTGATCGACCAGTACCGCA is a genomic window of Pseudomonas sp. ADAK18 containing:
- a CDS encoding ABC transporter permease, which produces MNAILESKPEEKKSEEKKPSAAPAKSRRRLPTELSIFLVLIGIGLVFEVFGWIVRDQSFLMNSQRLVLMILQVSIIGLLAIGVTQVIITTGIDLSSGSVLALSAMIAASLAQTSDFSRAVFPSLTDLPVWIPVAMGLGVGLLAGAINGSIIAVTGIPPFIATLGMMVSARGLARYYTEGQPVSMLSDSYTAIGHGAMPVIIFLVVAVIFHIALRYTKYGKYTYAIGGNMQAARTSGINVKRHLIIVYSIAGLLAGLAGVVASARAATGQAGMGMSYELDAIAAAVIGGTSLAGGVGRITGTVIGALILGVMASGFTFVGVDAYIQDIIKGLIIVVAVVIDQYRNKRKLKR